Genomic segment of Paenibacillus polymyxa:
TACTTTGAAAGTATTTATAAAAGGAAGCCTTCACCATCCCGCTTTCGCGGGCAATTTCATCGACCGAGGTGGTATCGTATCCCTTTTCTGAAAATAGGGAAAGGGCAGCATATATGATATCTTCACTTGTTATTTTTTTCATTGTACCCCCAATTTTTTGCTCTGACTTTTTAATTTCCAGCGGGCAATAACCATATACAGGGACGGAACCACAAACATCGTAAGAATGGTCGAGTACATCAATCCAAACATAATGGTATACGCCAGAGGTCTAAACATAAGTTCCCCAATAAGAGCAATCGGAATCAGACCGACAATGGCTGTCAGTGAAGTAAGCAATATGGGGCGGAAACGCGCTTTGGTCGCTGCAACAACGGCCTCCTTCAGTTCGATCCCTTCACGTCTTGCATCCTCAATAAACTCAATCAGCACAATGCCGTTACGTACGACAATACCTGCCAAGGTCATTAAGCCCAACACGCCCATAAAACTAACCGGCATATTTAGAATGAACAAGCCAAGAAATCCGCCTGCTGCTGCCATATACACGGTAGTCAATATGATGAGTGGAGTCGAGAAAGAATAAAATTGCAAAAAGATCAGCATGAAGATTAATAGTATGACGACAACATATAACCATCCTATTTCTGATAAAATGTCATCTTGTCCTGAAATCTCGCCCCCAATTTCCCAAGTGTAGCCTGGAGGAAATTTAATATCCTGCAATTTAAGCTTGACATCCTTCATGACTTCGGAAGCTGTACGCCCGTGAACTTCAGCTTCAACAGTAATCGAACGTTTTAAATTATAATGGTTAATTTTTTGTGTTGCAAAGGATGGTTTCAACTCAGCCAATTGAGATAAAGGGATTTGAATACCATTGGCATTGGTCACATTCAATTGCTGAAACAAAATTTCAGGATTTTGATCGGTTTGGCTTAGCTTCAGCTTAATATTGATCAAATCTTTCCCCGTATCAAATCGGCTAAAGCTCACGCCATTACCCATTAACAAGAGTGTACGTGTCAGATCATTATTGCTTACCTGATATTGATCCATCGCTTGTTTGTTGATTTGGAAATCTAACGTATATCCTTCATTTTCCATATTATCTTGTATGTCCTGTGTTCCTCTGGTAGCCATAATGCCTTCTTTTAACTGCTGTGACAACGAACGCAACTGATCTACATCATTGCCTAAAATCCGAATGGAGATCGGCTTACCGAGAGGCACCCCTACTTTGGCTATTTTCAAGGAAATAGATTGACCCGGATAACGATCCTTTAAGATGGAGGGCCATTTGTCTGCCATTTCATCGGGATCAAATGCACCTTCTTCCCCAATAATAGCAATTTGACCCACGGTTGTGCCTGTTTTGGCGTCAGCGGTCATATCTTGAAACAACCGGGGAGCGTCGCCGCCAGCCGCATAACTGATCGTCTCCACATGAGGTTGCTGCTTCACCCATTTGGCAATATCCTCGGTGACCCGCTTGGTTTCTTCTATAGAAGTACCTGTAGGCATACGCACATTAATGCTTAATTCCGGATCGTTGGTTCTGGGGAACAGGTCGATCGGAATCAGAGCAAGTATGCCGTACAGCGTGGTACTGATCAATAATCCTAATGCAGCATATAATCCAGGTTGCTTAATGACTCTCGGAATCAGCTTGCTGGTATATACGTTACGAAGAGCATCAATTTGTTTTCCCAGCAGTCCCGACGGCTTCATGGTGGAGTTGGGCGTTTTTTGATTTCGTTGTCCATACCATTCTCTAAAGATTGGGATGACGGTAAAGGACATAAGCATGGAAGCCAATAACGTAAAGATAACAGCAAACGGTAGTGGTTTGATAAGGGAGCCTGCATCGCCTGATAAAAAGAACAGCGGGGCAAAGGAGGCTACAGTTGCCAGGGTTGCGGTCAAAATGGAAATGGAAACTTCTTTCGTTCCATTTAATGCTGCTATCTTGGGACTCTCGCCCAAGGTCATCATTCTGCGTTCAATATTATCATTAACCACCACAGCATCATCGACTAGAATCCCCATTACAATAATTAAGCCAATGACCGTAACCTGATTCAATGTTATTCCGAGCATAGGGAGAATAATGAGACCTATGGCGATTGAAATAGGAATAGCCAGTGCCACAAAAGAGGATGTAATCAGATTCAAGCCCAATGTACATACGATCACAACCGCCGCAATGGCAAACAGCAATTCACGGGTCAAGCCATGAAAAATATGATCAATCCGCTCGGTCTGTGAAAATAACGTATTCAGTTGAAACGTATTAGGCAGATCTGGTTTTAACAACTGCATTTCTTTATTTACTTTGCTATAAATCGTGTCTACGTCAGAGCCGGTATTACCGTTAATCGTCAGCGTAATAGCTGGTTTACCGTTAAAAAAGGCCATATAGCTGCTGGTGTTATGTGTAAGCAATACGGTGCCCACATCACTGAGATACACAGGAGCGCCGCTGTCCGTTCTGGAAATAATGACTTTACTCAAATCCTGAGCATCCTTGGACTGCTTTACATTCAAGCGATAGGTACGTTCATTGTAATCCAGATTGCCTATCGGATATTGCTCATTTTCCTTCTGCACTGCACTCATGAGCTGTTCCCAACTGATATGGTACTGCTGGAGCTTTTGAGCATCAATCTGAATCTGAACCTCTTGATCCGGTAATCCCTTGATTGTTACTTCCGATACACCGGGAATGGTTTTTAATTGATCCTTCCATGATATCACCATATCATTTAGTTGATACAATTGCTCCACAGAGTCCCCCGTGATGGCGTAGGAATGGATAAATACTTTATTCAAATCATCGTTAACGACAGGCTTTTGAGCATCTGTGGGCAGAAAAGATTGGGCATCGTTCATTTTTTTGCGTAATGTATCCCAGACTTCTGCGGCATTGGCGTTGCCTTCTGTCTCAATGATAATCGTCGAAAGTCCATTTTCGGATGTAGAAGAAATCTTTTTAATATGATTGATTTCTTTCATTTTTTGTTCCAGAGGCTTCGTGACCGTTTGTTCTACCTTTTGGGGTGTAGCTCCAGGGTAGAGGGTCGTGACCACAGCGGTTTTCTTGATAATATCCGGCGTTTCCTGCCGGGGAAGTTGAGAGACACTATATAGCCCGGCAACAATCGCCATGATAAAAATAAAAAGGGTCAGTTTTTTCTTTTTGATAAAATATGCAATCATTTGCTCGTTCCCCCCATGATCTGAACGAGCAGCCCATCGTAGATCAGGTTTACTCCGGTGGTAACGATACGATCCCCGACATTCAGTCCCTTGGTAATTTCGAGCTTATTGTTGGACATCTGACCGACATTCACGATCGTCTTGACCGCTTTGTTGTTCACCACTTTATAGACAAAAGTATCTGTACCGTTATTAATGACAGCTTTGGCTGGGAGCAAAATTTGCTCACTCTGAGTCAGTTGGCGGCCTGCCTTTATGACTTGTCCCGGGGCCCAATCATGCTGGGGGTTAGGAACAATCACTTCCACGTTGATACTGCCCGTATTGGTGTTGGTGGCAGGATAAATTTTACTGACCGTTCCTTCTCTGTTCTCATCGTACAGTTGAAGCTGGACTATCTGACCTTGCTTCCAGTTCGTGATTTCATGATCGGGAACAGGGAGCAGCACCTTGAGCTTGTCGATTTGTCCGATACGATATACCGGCTGTCCAGCGCTCGCCAATTGTCCCACCGTTGCTTTTTTCTCCAGAATAACGCCGGAAATGGGGGCTTTTAAAGCTGTCTTGGAGAGGGAAAGTTCGGCTTGCTTTTTGGCAATGACCGCTTGCTGATATGCCGCAGTTGAGTTATCTCGGGAGGCTCCAGCCTGTTCCTTCGCAGCGATAGCAGCTTCTTTCCCAGCTTGGGCTTGCTGTAGGCTGGATTCTGCCGATTGCCGATCTTCCAATGTTGCCCCCTCCTGGATTAAGGAGAGGGCTTCTTGTGTATCCTCCAGGTCCTTGGTGGCATTGGTCAAAGCGAGCTGCGCATTTTCATAATCGTTTTTGGTTGCAGCTCCCTGATCATATAAAAGCTTGGTGCGTTCAGCGGTAGCCTGTGCTTTAGTCAAAGCGGACTGTGCTCTTTGCACTTTGGTACGGACCTGTGCCCTTTCCTGCTCACGGGCACCCTTGTTCACTTTGTTAACTCCAGCTTGAGCTGCTGCCTTTTGCGCGTCGGCGGATTGAATGGAGGCATCTGCACTTGAAATGGCAGCTGTAGCATTTTTGATACCTGCCTGTGCTTCAAGAATAGCTGTACTAGCCTGCTCCAGTTGTAGCTGGTAGCTGGATGAATCAAGCATCGTCAAGATCTGCCCCTGGGATACGGAGTCTCCCACATTGACTACTGTGTCGCGAATCAGTCCGGATAACTCAAAAGATACGGAGGTATCCTCATAGGGCTGTAGTGTGCCTGAAAGGTCAAAAGAAGCAGACAGCGGTTCTTTTTTAACAACCATCGCTTCCACCTTTTGCTTTTGTTGTTCTGCTGCTTCATTATTACTCGATCCTGTAGATGAGCAAGCTGAGGTGAACAGAAGAATGAATATAGCAGATATGTAGAGACTGGGTTTTAACAAGATGATCATCCTTTCTGTCTTTTTGTACTTTGAAGTTTATTTATAAACTCATTAGTTCATAAGCGGATTATATGACCTGATTTGTGGCATGTCAACAACTGATTACAAAAAAATGTCCCAAATTCAGGATGCGAAAGGGAGCAGATTCAGGTCCGTGGAAGTACATGGTAGACAAACGTAAAAACGACCTTTCTCAAAAGAAGAGAAAGGTCGTTAAGAAAATAAATATAGCTGTTTAGCCGACTAATTTACGGAATAAGCTGCGTACAGCCCACTTGCGCTCACTTCGTTTGCGGTATTTGGGCAGAGAGCGATAGACGGCAATGGACTGGTTAAAGGCTACAGTGGCTTCATCCTTGCGTCCCAGCATACGGTACATCAGGCCTGTCAGATAATAGCTCTCACTGGAGGAAAACTGAATTTCCTGAAATTGCTGCAGATAATGAAGTGACTTATTTACGTCGCGTTCCTTGAAAGCAGCGGCTAAATGCAAATAAGGCTCACCGTATTGCACTCGTGGGTTAATGTCCAGTGCTTTCAATAAATGCTGTTCTCCAACCTCCAGATGGTTTGTGTGTACTTCAGCCGTTCCCCGTGCGTTCCAATAGTCTGCTGATTCTTCATAACGGGATTGAATTTCCAATAACAGCTCCAAAGCCTGAGGATATTTCTTGCTTTCGATCCAGATACGAGCCAAATCGAACTTGGCAGCCACATCGTTGGCGTTTAGCGTAATCTGTTGGCGCAATCGAGCGGCATTGCGTCTTCTTTTCCATGGTTTGCTGATGCTGGGCAATACACCGACAAAGCTGCGATCCAATATGTAGATCACGATTAGGAGTACGAGCATTGCCAAAAACGGGTTGCCGAGCAAACTCCATAGTAGAGAGAAAATTAAAAATTTCCCAATCATTTTGCTCCAATCCTCCTGTGCATGTAACAATCCATACTTTCCACATTATAGCATAGTGTTACTTTAAGGGTCATTAGCATGATAGATTTGGAAGGATGGTAGAGGAGCGAGAAGAAACATACTTATTTGTGATGCTCGATGTATAGTTTTACGAGAAAAGGAACCTTTTTTTATCCCCGCCAAAAGGTTGAACAGTCTGCCTTATCCAAAATATTAAACTCGATCATTTTCTCAAGTAATGAGAAATCAACTGGACTATCCCACTGGATACGTACCAACTGCTTGGTGTGATCATAGCCAGCCTGCACAATTAACTCAGAAAAATGATTAATCCCTGCCTTTTCAGGGGCAACGGCCAAATGATGTTTGGCTACGCTAAAGCCAATAATAAATGTGCCGTGATCCGTAAACATAGGCTGACTCCACGCAATTTTTGCCATTAAATTTGGAAACTTCTTGGTTACCCAAGCCAAAACTTCTTGCGTTCGAGCCCGATGTTGGGGGTTAAGAATATGCGCTAAATATTCTGCAAAAGCTTCCATGTTGTTCCCTCCTTAATTAAAAATTATATCGTTCAGAAAAGTTCCTCAAACCTATTTGTCGTTAAAACTCCTCACAGAATGGCTCAGACAGATTCTTAACAACACCTATTTCCAACTATATATATTTTCAAACTAGATAGTCAAAAGGGTTTAACTATCATTTTATCGCAGCAACATATTTCTTAAGGAGTAATGGTCTGTTGAAAAATATAAAAATATATTTAGATATAAAAAAACACCTTTTATGTCCTGTTACATTCCTCAGCAAGAATAGAGTACAAATATGAATCATGAAACTCGCCTTTGTAGTACCAGTGTTCACGCATCAAACCTTCACGTTGCATTCCGATCTGTTGCATAACCTTCTCAGAAGCCTTGTTTTCTGGACGACATGTTGCATAAATACGGTGGACAGCAAGTGTGCTAAATCCAAAGTCTAGTAACGCTAGTGCTGCCTCTGCTGCATAACCCTTCCCTTGATAATCTGGATTCAAAACGTAACCCAATTCTGCATTAGTATCTTTGACATGAATACCCATACCGCCGATCAGGATTCCATTATTTTTCAGACAAACGGCTAGTTCGTAGTCTTGTCGTGGCTGTTCCTGCTGTGAAGCTAGAACTTGTTCTATATATGCCTTTGTATCTTCTTCTGTATTCGGTCCCCAGGCTGTATATCTAGTAACTTCAGGCAATGACGTGTACGTATGTATACTTTCCCAATCAGATCTGACAATATCACGAATGATGAGCCGGTTTGTCTCAAATTGCATAACGATTCCTCCTGTCTATAATCAACAGACTCTACTTAGTATTTTAAAACGATTAACATCTCAATCCAATCTTTTATGCGTTCGTAGCCTTTAAACGTTAGACCTCCATTTAACAATGAACCCAGACCTTTTGCCGCCTGAACGCAAACCGCAAGGGAGGCGTCCGGCAAAAGGCAATCAGAAGATAATGAATGTGGTACTGGAATCCTCCTGTTATTGGCTATCTGGTTCGTCCTAAAACAGTCTGCGCGCTGTGACGAAACGTTTCTGCCATTTATCGTCAAGCGTGTCAAAATGAACGCCGCGTTCTTTGGAGAAGGTATGCAGCAACTTGTTGTTCCCTGCATAGATAGCCACATGGCCGATCTCCAGGCCGCGTGCGCTGAAGAACAGCAGATCGCCTTTGCGCAGCTCGTTCAGCCCGACTTTCCGGCCTTCTTTAGCCTGATCGTAAGAGACACGGGGGAGGTCGATAGAGAGCGTGTGCCGGAACACTTCCTTCACAAATGAAGAACAATCAAAGGTCGATGTCTGGCCGCCTGCTGCTCCGAATTCATAAGGAGTACCAAGGAATTTCTCTCCATAGGCGATCAGTTCATCTCCTTGTCGTTCCACCAGGGATGGGCTGGTATAATCGCTGTATTTTGGTTTAGCCGATATGTATCCGGTCAGGTTGTCTTTAGTGCGCACTTCCAGCCAGAGAGCATTGACCTCGCGAATGACATGAACCTTTTCGTCGGCTGGAATAAGCCGTAGGGAAGAGGAAGCTATCGATGAATCCGGTTTGCTGCGCAGGTTGACCCCGAAAAGAACCGTTGTGAAAAAATCGCCCCTGGAGGCAATTCGGATGGTCCGGGTCAAGGCCTCCCACTTT
This window contains:
- a CDS encoding GNAT family N-acetyltransferase; translated protein: MQFETNRLIIRDIVRSDWESIHTYTSLPEVTRYTAWGPNTEEDTKAYIEQVLASQQEQPRQDYELAVCLKNNGILIGGMGIHVKDTNAELGYVLNPDYQGKGYAAEAALALLDFGFSTLAVHRIYATCRPENKASEKVMQQIGMQREGLMREHWYYKGEFHDSYLYSILAEECNRT
- a CDS encoding efflux RND transporter periplasmic adaptor subunit, which encodes MIILLKPSLYISAIFILLFTSACSSTGSSNNEAAEQQKQKVEAMVVKKEPLSASFDLSGTLQPYEDTSVSFELSGLIRDTVVNVGDSVSQGQILTMLDSSSYQLQLEQASTAILEAQAGIKNATAAISSADASIQSADAQKAAAQAGVNKVNKGAREQERAQVRTKVQRAQSALTKAQATAERTKLLYDQGAATKNDYENAQLALTNATKDLEDTQEALSLIQEGATLEDRQSAESSLQQAQAGKEAAIAAKEQAGASRDNSTAAYQQAVIAKKQAELSLSKTALKAPISGVILEKKATVGQLASAGQPVYRIGQIDKLKVLLPVPDHEITNWKQGQIVQLQLYDENREGTVSKIYPATNTNTGSINVEVIVPNPQHDWAPGQVIKAGRQLTQSEQILLPAKAVINNGTDTFVYKVVNNKAVKTIVNVGQMSNNKLEITKGLNVGDRIVTTGVNLIYDGLLVQIMGGTSK
- a CDS encoding efflux RND transporter permease subunit — translated: MIAYFIKKKKLTLFIFIMAIVAGLYSVSQLPRQETPDIIKKTAVVTTLYPGATPQKVEQTVTKPLEQKMKEINHIKKISSTSENGLSTIIIETEGNANAAEVWDTLRKKMNDAQSFLPTDAQKPVVNDDLNKVFIHSYAITGDSVEQLYQLNDMVISWKDQLKTIPGVSEVTIKGLPDQEVQIQIDAQKLQQYHISWEQLMSAVQKENEQYPIGNLDYNERTYRLNVKQSKDAQDLSKVIISRTDSGAPVYLSDVGTVLLTHNTSSYMAFFNGKPAITLTINGNTGSDVDTIYSKVNKEMQLLKPDLPNTFQLNTLFSQTERIDHIFHGLTRELLFAIAAVVIVCTLGLNLITSSFVALAIPISIAIGLIILPMLGITLNQVTVIGLIIVMGILVDDAVVVNDNIERRMMTLGESPKIAALNGTKEVSISILTATLATVASFAPLFFLSGDAGSLIKPLPFAVIFTLLASMLMSFTVIPIFREWYGQRNQKTPNSTMKPSGLLGKQIDALRNVYTSKLIPRVIKQPGLYAALGLLISTTLYGILALIPIDLFPRTNDPELSINVRMPTGTSIEETKRVTEDIAKWVKQQPHVETISYAAGGDAPRLFQDMTADAKTGTTVGQIAIIGEEGAFDPDEMADKWPSILKDRYPGQSISLKIAKVGVPLGKPISIRILGNDVDQLRSLSQQLKEGIMATRGTQDIQDNMENEGYTLDFQINKQAMDQYQVSNNDLTRTLLLMGNGVSFSRFDTGKDLINIKLKLSQTDQNPEILFQQLNVTNANGIQIPLSQLAELKPSFATQKINHYNLKRSITVEAEVHGRTASEVMKDVKLKLQDIKFPPGYTWEIGGEISGQDDILSEIGWLYVVVILLIFMLIFLQFYSFSTPLIILTTVYMAAAGGFLGLFILNMPVSFMGVLGLMTLAGIVVRNGIVLIEFIEDARREGIELKEAVVAATKARFRPILLTSLTAIVGLIPIALIGELMFRPLAYTIMFGLMYSTILTMFVVPSLYMVIARWKLKSQSKKLGVQ
- a CDS encoding iron chaperone, whose amino-acid sequence is MEAFAEYLAHILNPQHRARTQEVLAWVTKKFPNLMAKIAWSQPMFTDHGTFIIGFSVAKHHLAVAPEKAGINHFSELIVQAGYDHTKQLVRIQWDSPVDFSLLEKMIEFNILDKADCSTFWRG
- a CDS encoding stalk domain-containing protein gives rise to the protein MTINKKVLLALLAVSLLQAPPSYAKSVRTTPVTTVYVDDRPLQLAVQPLLLDGTTLIPMRQLFEAQGARLSWDGSGKTVTATKNDTVLTYRIGELAATLNGDTLSLNVPGQIVEGNTMIPLRFVSEALGSTVKWEALTRTIRIASRGDFFTTVLFGVNLRSKPDSSIASSSLRLIPADEKVHVIREVNALWLEVRTKDNLTGYISAKPKYSDYTSPSLVERQGDELIAYGEKFLGTPYEFGAAGGQTSTFDCSSFVKEVFRHTLSIDLPRVSYDQAKEGRKVGLNELRKGDLLFFSARGLEIGHVAIYAGNNKLLHTFSKERGVHFDTLDDKWQKRFVTARRLF
- a CDS encoding tetratricopeptide repeat protein, whose product is MIGKFLIFSLLWSLLGNPFLAMLVLLIVIYILDRSFVGVLPSISKPWKRRRNAARLRQQITLNANDVAAKFDLARIWIESKKYPQALELLLEIQSRYEESADYWNARGTAEVHTNHLEVGEQHLLKALDINPRVQYGEPYLHLAAAFKERDVNKSLHYLQQFQEIQFSSSESYYLTGLMYRMLGRKDEATVAFNQSIAVYRSLPKYRKRSERKWAVRSLFRKLVG